The Flavobacteriales bacterium DNA segment ACAGATGAAATGGTGAATGAATATCTGGAGCATCACAGAAGGAGTGATGACAATGGCGGAAGCAATTTCATCATTGAGTGAAAGACGACTTTCAGTCGTCAATCAAACCTATGGA contains these protein-coding regions:
- a CDS encoding IS200/IS605 family transposase, which codes for TDEMVNEYLEHHRRSDDNGGSNFIIE